AGGAGGCTGGAGAGCGCGCTGGCGACCTATAGGAGGCTGGGGGCGGCGAAGGAGCAGAGTAGGGTGGAGGGGGAGCTGAGGAAGCTGAAATGAGCCTCATGAGGCTGCCAGAGGTCACGGGAGCCCTCGCTCCCGGATATGGCCGGTTGGCGAGCTTCTTCTGACCCCCTCTCCAGCCGGGGCTGAGAATTCGGTGCCGCTTAGAATATAGGTGCTCGATTCAGCTCCTCAGCACAATCTCTATGTTCACCCCGTCCGGGACGGATATCCTCATCAGCTGCCTGAGGGCCCTCTCGTCCGGGTCGAGGTAAATCAAGCGCTTGTGTACCCGCATTTCCCAATGGTCCCAGGTGTTGGAGCCCTCGCCGTCCGGGGACTTGCGAACTGGCACGACGAGATGCTTCGTCGGCAGGGGTATGGGTCCGGCCATCTGGACGCCGGTCCTCTCGGATATCGTCTTGATC
This portion of the Thermoplasmata archaeon genome encodes:
- the rpsJ gene encoding 30S ribosomal protein S10, producing MPAGPKAKISLTGTDPKKVDSVCQQIKTISERTGVQMAGPIPLPTKHLVVPVRKSPDGEGSNTWDHWEMRVHKRLIYLDPDERALRQLMRISVPDGVNIEIVLRS